One window from the genome of Paraneptunicella aestuarii encodes:
- a CDS encoding LysR family transcriptional regulator: MKWEGISEFVAVAENESFTKASKLLGLSIAQVSRQIAALEQRLNVKLFYRTTRKVSLTHEGDVFFKQCKNALESLAEAERSLANLQLQPQGHIKLTAPVTYGERVIMPLVNSFLKSYPDLEITVNLTNETIDLVQGAYDLAIRVGELGNSSLVARKLTTRKNYICASPEYLEKHGNPKDITDLSQHNCLIGNKEHWKFNKNGKPQSIKVQGKYKSNNGVVLVNAALKGIGVVQLPDYYVDSYISEKSLVVLLEDFMVAEEDVWAVYPYNRQLSPKVRFLVDYLSDALGGQCVM; encoded by the coding sequence ATGAAGTGGGAAGGTATCAGCGAGTTTGTCGCTGTTGCTGAAAATGAAAGTTTCACCAAGGCATCAAAGCTCCTTGGTCTGTCTATCGCTCAGGTTAGTCGCCAAATTGCAGCCCTGGAACAACGACTAAATGTGAAGCTTTTCTATCGCACCACACGCAAGGTCTCATTGACCCATGAAGGCGATGTATTTTTTAAACAATGTAAAAATGCGCTGGAAAGTTTAGCAGAAGCAGAGCGCTCTCTGGCAAACTTACAACTTCAACCTCAAGGACATATTAAACTCACTGCCCCTGTCACCTACGGTGAACGAGTGATTATGCCACTGGTCAATTCTTTCCTGAAATCCTATCCCGATCTGGAAATAACGGTGAATCTAACCAACGAAACCATTGATCTGGTACAAGGCGCTTACGATCTGGCAATACGCGTTGGAGAGCTTGGCAACTCAAGTCTGGTGGCTCGAAAGCTAACAACCCGAAAAAACTACATCTGTGCATCTCCAGAATATTTGGAGAAACATGGCAACCCCAAAGACATTACCGATTTATCGCAACACAATTGCTTAATCGGCAATAAAGAACATTGGAAGTTCAACAAAAACGGCAAACCACAATCCATTAAAGTACAAGGAAAATATAAAAGTAATAATGGTGTAGTTCTGGTGAATGCAGCACTAAAAGGCATTGGAGTAGTGCAATTGCCTGATTATTACGTAGACAGCTACATTTCTGAAAAATCCCTGGTCGTATTGTTGGAGGATTTCATGGTCGCAGAAGAAGATGTCTGGGCTGTGTACCCCTACAATCGCCAATTGTCGCCCAAAGTCCGTTTTCTGGTGGATTATTTATCCGATGCATTGGGCGGACAGTGCGTAATGTAA
- the ettA gene encoding energy-dependent translational throttle protein EttA, giving the protein MSQYVYTMSRVGKIVPPKKEILKNISLSFFPGAKIGVLGLNGSGKSTLLRIMAGVDTDIEGEARPQPGLKIGYLPQEPKLDESKNVRGNIEEAVADVVHALKRIDEVYAAYADPDADFDALAKEQGELEAIIQSKDGHNLDNALERAADALRLPPWDAEVSKLSGGERRRVALCRLLLEKPDMLLLDEPTNHLDAESVAWLERFLHDYEGTVVAITHDRYFLDNVAGWILELDRGYGIPWEGNYSSWLEQKEKRLEQEERAETARQKSIKQELEWVRSNPKGRQAKSKSRMSRFEELNKNDYQKRNETNELFIPPGERLGDQVIEVSNLRKSYGDRVLIDDLSFTMPKGAIIGIIGPNGAGKSTLFRMLTGQEQPDSGEIKLGETVRISSVDQFRDHMDGNKTVWQQISNGQDIIQIGSFEINSRAYVSRFNFKGNDQQKFIKDLSGGERNRVHLAELLKAGGNVLLLDEPTNDLDVETLRALENALLEFPGCAMVISHDRWFLDRVATHILDYRDEGKINFYEGNYNDYETWLKDNFGQDVVEPHRLKYKKIG; this is encoded by the coding sequence ATGTCTCAATACGTATATACGATGTCTCGCGTGGGCAAAATTGTCCCACCCAAAAAAGAAATTCTTAAAAATATTTCACTGAGCTTCTTCCCCGGTGCCAAAATCGGTGTGTTAGGTCTCAATGGTTCAGGTAAATCGACACTACTACGCATTATGGCGGGAGTTGATACCGATATTGAGGGTGAAGCCAGACCACAACCGGGATTAAAAATCGGTTATTTGCCGCAAGAACCCAAACTGGACGAAAGCAAAAATGTGCGTGGTAACATCGAAGAAGCCGTTGCAGATGTGGTTCATGCACTTAAGCGCATTGATGAAGTCTATGCCGCTTATGCTGATCCCGATGCCGACTTCGACGCACTGGCAAAAGAGCAAGGTGAACTGGAAGCCATCATCCAAAGCAAAGACGGCCATAACCTTGATAACGCTTTGGAACGTGCTGCCGATGCACTTCGTCTTCCACCCTGGGATGCTGAAGTATCCAAGCTATCCGGGGGTGAACGTCGTCGTGTGGCACTATGCCGTTTGTTGCTTGAAAAACCGGATATGTTGCTACTCGACGAACCCACTAACCACCTTGACGCAGAATCGGTAGCCTGGTTAGAACGCTTCCTGCACGACTACGAAGGCACTGTTGTAGCCATTACCCACGACCGTTACTTCCTCGACAATGTAGCAGGCTGGATTTTGGAACTTGACCGTGGCTACGGTATTCCTTGGGAAGGCAACTACTCTTCATGGCTGGAACAGAAAGAAAAACGTCTGGAACAGGAAGAGCGTGCTGAAACAGCCCGTCAGAAATCCATTAAACAGGAATTGGAATGGGTTCGTAGCAACCCTAAAGGACGTCAGGCAAAGAGCAAGTCTCGTATGTCTCGCTTTGAAGAATTGAACAAAAACGATTACCAAAAGCGTAATGAAACCAATGAGTTATTCATTCCACCGGGTGAGCGTTTGGGTGATCAGGTTATTGAAGTCAGTAACTTAAGAAAAAGCTACGGCGATCGTGTGCTTATCGACGATTTAAGCTTCACTATGCCTAAAGGTGCAATTATCGGTATTATCGGCCCCAACGGTGCGGGTAAATCAACCCTGTTCCGCATGTTAACGGGTCAGGAACAACCGGATTCAGGCGAAATCAAACTGGGTGAAACCGTTCGCATTTCCAGCGTTGACCAGTTCCGCGACCATATGGATGGCAACAAAACCGTTTGGCAACAAATCTCAAATGGTCAGGACATCATCCAGATTGGCAGCTTTGAAATTAACAGCCGAGCTTACGTTAGCCGCTTTAACTTTAAAGGTAATGATCAACAGAAGTTCATTAAAGACTTGTCGGGCGGTGAAAGAAACCGTGTTCACTTGGCTGAGTTGTTAAAAGCCGGCGGTAACGTATTGCTGCTGGACGAACCGACCAACGACCTTGACGTTGAAACCTTACGAGCCTTGGAAAACGCCCTGTTGGAATTCCCGGGTTGTGCCATGGTTATCTCGCATGACCGTTGGTTCCTCGACCGCGTAGCCACGCACATTCTTGACTATCGTGATGAAGGTAAGATCAACTTCTACGAAGGTAACTACAACGACTATGAAACCTGGCTAAAAGATAACTTTGGTCAGGATGTGGTTGAGCCTCATCGCCTGAAATACAAGAAGATCGGGTAA
- a CDS encoding response regulator transcription factor produces MITLLIADDHPLYRDALRGALNAHMDEVEILEASDMGQAIEQLQQNKDIDLLLLDLHMPGSQDLFGLIHIRKTFPDLPVAVVSGSEDKNIISKVIDIGALGFVPKTTNAADIAKAIQSMLEGEVWLPENFSGDVTEDPEFAELADKIATLTPAQYKVLCMLRDGLLNKQIGYSLGIAEKTVKTHITSIFKKLDISNRTQAVIIATQLQLEAPSGE; encoded by the coding sequence ATGATTACATTGCTGATTGCTGATGACCATCCACTATATAGAGATGCATTACGCGGGGCCTTAAACGCCCACATGGATGAAGTTGAAATACTCGAAGCTAGTGATATGGGTCAGGCAATTGAGCAATTACAACAAAACAAGGATATTGATTTGTTGTTACTGGATTTACATATGCCAGGTAGTCAGGATTTATTCGGCTTAATCCACATTCGTAAAACCTTCCCGGATCTACCCGTCGCGGTAGTTTCGGGAAGTGAAGACAAAAATATCATCAGTAAAGTCATTGATATCGGCGCACTGGGTTTTGTTCCCAAAACCACCAATGCCGCTGATATCGCCAAAGCCATACAAAGCATGCTCGAGGGTGAAGTCTGGCTTCCGGAAAACTTTTCAGGCGACGTAACAGAAGATCCCGAATTCGCTGAACTTGCCGACAAAATCGCTACCCTCACCCCCGCTCAATACAAAGTATTGTGTATGCTTAGAGATGGACTGCTTAATAAGCAAATCGGCTATAGTCTGGGTATCGCCGAAAAAACCGTAAAAACCCACATTACTTCTATTTTCAAAAAGCTGGATATCAGCAACCGCACTCAGGCTGTGATTATTGCGACTCAGTTGCAATTGGAAGCGCCCTCCGGGGAATAG
- the nrdR gene encoding transcriptional regulator NrdR: MHCPFCSTQETKVIDSRLVAAGHQIRRRRECIQCHERFTTFEVAELVMPRVVKRDGKREPFDEEKLRSGMLRALEKRPVSTEKVEQSVTKIKSALRATGEREVSSEMVGNLIMAELKELDKVAYVRFASVYRSFEDIKEFGEEIAKLGD, from the coding sequence ATGCATTGTCCTTTTTGTTCTACACAGGAAACAAAAGTGATTGATTCTCGTCTGGTCGCTGCTGGACATCAAATCCGCCGCCGCCGCGAGTGTATTCAGTGCCATGAACGTTTTACTACATTTGAAGTGGCTGAATTGGTGATGCCAAGAGTGGTCAAACGTGATGGTAAGCGTGAGCCTTTCGACGAAGAAAAGCTTCGTTCGGGCATGTTAAGAGCACTGGAAAAACGTCCTGTCAGCACTGAAAAAGTAGAACAAAGCGTAACAAAAATTAAGTCTGCCCTGCGCGCAACTGGCGAGCGTGAAGTGTCCAGTGAAATGGTAGGGAATTTGATCATGGCGGAGCTTAAAGAGCTTGATAAAGTAGCTTATGTCAGGTTTGCTTCCGTTTACCGTTCATTTGAAGATATTAAGGAGTTTGGTGAAGAGATTGCCAAACTGGGTGATTAA
- the fghA gene encoding S-formylglutathione hydrolase, which translates to MCLNKISENKAFGGRQLRYVHHSRVLNCDMKFAVYLPPQANKNDKVPVLLWLSGLTCTDENFTQKAGAQRIAAELGIAIVAPDTSPRGDDVPNVADDYALGQGAGFYLNATQAPWNKHFHMYDYIVKELPELVKANLPVTDKWAISGHSMGGMGALSIAFKNPEMFTSVSAFSPVCHPTQCPWGVKAFATYLGSDSSASKQYDPVCLLNDAGNTLSDLPILIDQGSDDEFLDEQLMSNALIDAADEKSVPLEFRFQEGYDHSYFFIASFIEEHLRFHAKTLFAETMK; encoded by the coding sequence ATGTGTTTGAATAAGATAAGTGAAAATAAAGCCTTTGGTGGTCGGCAGTTGCGTTATGTTCATCATTCGAGGGTTCTGAATTGTGACATGAAGTTCGCGGTATATTTGCCGCCGCAAGCAAATAAGAATGACAAAGTGCCCGTGTTGTTGTGGTTGTCGGGGTTAACCTGTACCGATGAAAACTTCACACAAAAAGCCGGGGCTCAGCGTATTGCCGCTGAATTGGGTATTGCCATTGTTGCTCCCGATACCAGCCCAAGAGGTGATGATGTACCCAATGTGGCAGATGACTACGCCCTTGGTCAGGGCGCAGGTTTTTATCTTAATGCCACACAAGCACCGTGGAACAAGCATTTTCATATGTATGACTACATTGTGAAAGAGTTGCCGGAATTAGTGAAAGCCAATCTTCCCGTGACAGATAAGTGGGCTATTAGTGGTCATTCCATGGGAGGAATGGGGGCGTTGAGTATCGCCTTTAAGAACCCTGAGATGTTTACTTCCGTGTCGGCATTTAGCCCGGTTTGTCATCCAACTCAATGCCCTTGGGGAGTGAAAGCCTTTGCAACCTATTTAGGAAGCGATAGCTCAGCGTCGAAACAGTATGATCCTGTTTGTCTGTTAAATGACGCCGGAAATACATTATCAGATTTGCCAATTCTGATTGACCAAGGCTCAGATGATGAGTTTCTTGATGAACAGCTCATGTCAAATGCATTGATTGATGCCGCTGATGAAAAGAGCGTTCCTTTAGAATTTCGTTTTCAGGAAGGTTACGACCACAGTTATTTTTTCATTGCCAGTTTTATTGAAGAGCATTTGCGCTTTCATGCCAAGACTCTATTTGCTGAGACAATGAAGTAG
- the glyA gene encoding serine hydroxymethyltransferase produces MLSRNMTIADFDPELSEAIKQETLRQEEHIELIASENYCSPRVLEAQGSQLTNKYAEGYPHKRYYGGCEYVDKAEELAIERAKQLFGADYANVQPHSGSQANAAVFMALLDAKDTVLGMSLAHGGHLTHGASVSFSGKMYNAVQYGLNEETGEIDYAQVEQLAKEHKPKMIIAGFSAYSGIVDWAKFREIADSIGAYLMVDMAHIAGLVAAGVYPSPMSHAHVVTTTTHKTLAGPRGGLILSSCGDEAIYKKLNSAVFPGGQGGPLCHVIAAKAVAFKEALQPEFKAYQQQVVDNAQAMVAVMMERGYKVVSNGTQNHLFLLDLVDKDITGKDADAALGNANITVNKNSVPNDPRSPFVTSGLRIGTPAITRRGFGLEEAKQVANWICDVLDDINNEATRNSVKEQVKALCAKYPVYA; encoded by the coding sequence ATGTTGTCACGTAATATGACTATTGCGGATTTCGATCCAGAATTATCTGAAGCTATCAAGCAAGAAACCTTGCGTCAGGAAGAGCATATTGAGTTGATTGCATCTGAGAACTACTGTAGCCCACGAGTTCTGGAAGCTCAAGGCTCTCAGTTAACAAACAAATATGCTGAAGGTTATCCGCATAAGCGTTATTACGGCGGTTGTGAATATGTAGATAAAGCGGAAGAACTGGCCATTGAGCGTGCTAAACAACTGTTTGGTGCTGATTATGCCAACGTTCAACCGCATTCAGGCTCACAAGCGAATGCTGCGGTTTTTATGGCCTTGTTGGATGCTAAAGACACGGTATTGGGTATGAGCCTGGCTCATGGTGGTCACTTGACTCACGGCGCTAGCGTCAGCTTTTCTGGCAAAATGTACAACGCTGTTCAATATGGTTTGAACGAAGAAACGGGCGAGATTGATTACGCGCAAGTTGAGCAGTTAGCCAAAGAACACAAGCCTAAAATGATCATTGCCGGTTTCTCTGCCTATTCAGGCATTGTTGACTGGGCCAAGTTCCGTGAAATCGCTGACAGCATCGGTGCTTATTTGATGGTGGATATGGCACACATTGCTGGTCTGGTTGCCGCAGGCGTTTATCCTAGCCCAATGTCACATGCCCATGTAGTAACGACCACTACTCATAAAACATTGGCGGGTCCTCGTGGCGGTTTGATTTTGTCTTCATGTGGCGATGAAGCTATTTACAAGAAGCTGAACAGCGCGGTATTCCCTGGTGGTCAAGGTGGCCCTCTTTGCCACGTTATCGCAGCTAAAGCAGTAGCATTCAAAGAAGCTTTGCAACCCGAGTTTAAAGCTTATCAACAACAAGTGGTTGATAATGCGCAAGCGATGGTGGCTGTAATGATGGAACGCGGTTATAAGGTGGTTTCCAACGGTACCCAAAACCACTTGTTCCTGTTGGATCTGGTTGATAAAGACATCACAGGTAAAGACGCAGATGCGGCTTTAGGTAACGCCAATATTACGGTAAACAAAAACTCTGTACCGAACGATCCTCGTTCTCCATTTGTGACTTCTGGCTTACGCATTGGTACACCAGCGATAACTCGTCGTGGCTTTGGTTTGGAAGAAGCCAAACAAGTGGCTAACTGGATTTGTGATGTGTTGGATGATATCAACAACGAAGCAACCCGCAACAGCGTAAAAGAGCAGGTTAAGGCGTTGTGTGCCAAGTACCCTGTGTACGCATAA
- a CDS encoding DcaP family trimeric outer membrane transporter, which produces MTRTNNTPKTTRSVKRTSISTAVVLGLMMASPAVLADSASDVNFKFSGYIKVDSMFSSYDSGTLSSGNLGRDFYIPGLTPVGGVEESTQFDMHARQSRFRFAADTVIDGEKMTGVLEFDMQATPNGDERVSNSYSPRVRHAFLKYGNWLFGQTWSTFQDVTALPETLDFIGVTDGTIFVRQSMIRYSNNGFEIALENPETTVTPYGGGGRIVTDDNSVPDLIARYTHKADWGHVAVAGMVRQLAYQSGDVIDTSETGYGISITSKIKLGADDLRLMFNTGSGLGRYLGINAANGAVLNAANELEAIDSYGYAIAYRHVWNDQWRSTLTYSKFQADNDVSLTGTGVTESTYSTHVNLLYSPNSKITFGAEYGYANRTLENDAEGDMNRIQLSAKYAF; this is translated from the coding sequence ATGACACGCACTAACAACACCCCTAAAACAACTCGCTCCGTTAAAAGAACCTCTATCAGCACTGCCGTTGTGCTTGGCCTTATGATGGCTAGCCCTGCAGTATTGGCGGATTCAGCAAGTGACGTTAACTTTAAGTTTAGCGGTTACATCAAAGTTGATTCCATGTTTAGTAGCTACGATTCAGGCACATTGTCTTCTGGTAATCTTGGAAGAGACTTCTACATTCCAGGTTTAACGCCAGTGGGTGGTGTTGAAGAGTCAACCCAGTTTGATATGCACGCCAGACAGTCTCGTTTCCGTTTTGCTGCGGATACTGTGATCGATGGTGAGAAAATGACTGGTGTGCTTGAGTTCGATATGCAAGCGACACCAAATGGTGATGAACGTGTATCTAACTCGTATTCTCCTCGTGTTCGTCACGCATTCCTTAAGTACGGTAACTGGTTGTTCGGTCAAACCTGGAGTACGTTCCAGGACGTCACCGCGCTACCGGAAACGCTGGACTTCATCGGTGTGACAGACGGTACTATCTTCGTACGTCAATCCATGATCCGTTATAGCAATAATGGTTTCGAGATCGCGTTGGAAAACCCTGAAACGACCGTAACACCATACGGTGGCGGTGGTCGTATCGTGACTGACGACAACTCGGTTCCAGATTTGATTGCCAGATACACTCACAAAGCTGACTGGGGTCACGTTGCTGTTGCCGGTATGGTGCGTCAACTTGCTTACCAAAGCGGCGATGTCATTGATACCAGCGAAACTGGCTACGGCATTAGCATCACCAGTAAAATCAAATTGGGCGCAGACGATTTACGTTTGATGTTCAATACAGGTTCTGGTTTAGGTCGTTATTTAGGTATTAACGCGGCAAATGGTGCGGTGTTGAATGCTGCCAACGAACTTGAAGCGATTGATTCCTACGGATACGCGATCGCTTATCGTCACGTTTGGAATGACCAATGGCGCAGTACCTTGACTTACTCAAAATTCCAGGCCGACAACGATGTCAGTTTGACGGGTACAGGTGTTACCGAAAGCACTTACAGCACTCACGTTAACCTTTTGTACTCTCCAAACAGCAAGATCACATTCGGTGCTGAGTATGGCTATGCAAACCGTACTTTGGAAAACGATGCAGAAGGCGATATGAACCGTATCCAGCTTTCAGCTAAATACGCTTTCTAA
- a CDS encoding S-(hydroxymethyl)glutathione dehydrogenase/class III alcohol dehydrogenase: MSTEFIKSRAAVAWGAGQPLSIEEVDVMPPQKGEVLVRIVASGVCHTDAFTLSGDDPEGVFPCILGHEGGGIVEQVGEGVTSVSVGDHVIPLYTPECGECKFCLSGKTNLCQKIRATQGKGLMPDGTTRFYKDGKPIYHYMGCSTFSEYTVLPEISLAKVNPEAPLEEVCLLGCGVTTGMGAVMNTAKVEEGATVAIFGLGGIGLSAIIGATMAKAGRIIALDINESKFDLAKKLGATDCINPSKIDKPIQEYIVEITDGGVDYSFECIGNVDIMRSALECCHKGWGESVIIGVAGAGQEISTRPFQLVTGRVWRGTAFGGVKGRSELPGIVERYMAGEFKLDDFITHTMGLDDINDAFDLMHEGKSIRSVVHFDK; encoded by the coding sequence ATGAGTACAGAATTTATTAAATCCAGAGCCGCTGTTGCCTGGGGTGCTGGGCAGCCTTTGTCGATTGAAGAAGTCGATGTAATGCCGCCGCAAAAAGGGGAAGTGCTGGTTCGTATTGTGGCTTCTGGTGTGTGTCATACCGACGCATTTACCTTGTCAGGAGATGATCCTGAAGGTGTTTTTCCATGTATTTTAGGCCACGAAGGTGGTGGTATCGTTGAGCAGGTTGGTGAAGGTGTGACCAGCGTGAGTGTTGGCGATCACGTTATTCCACTTTACACACCAGAATGTGGTGAGTGTAAGTTCTGTTTGTCTGGCAAAACCAATTTATGTCAAAAGATCCGAGCCACACAGGGTAAAGGGTTAATGCCAGACGGTACTACGCGTTTTTATAAGGATGGTAAGCCTATCTACCACTATATGGGCTGCTCTACGTTCTCTGAATACACCGTTTTACCTGAGATCTCCCTTGCTAAAGTAAACCCGGAAGCGCCATTGGAAGAAGTCTGTTTGCTGGGCTGTGGTGTCACAACTGGCATGGGCGCGGTGATGAATACAGCAAAGGTTGAAGAAGGCGCTACGGTGGCTATTTTCGGCCTTGGCGGTATCGGCTTGTCTGCCATTATTGGTGCAACAATGGCAAAAGCAGGAAGAATCATTGCACTGGATATCAATGAAAGCAAGTTTGACTTGGCGAAGAAGCTGGGCGCAACGGATTGTATTAATCCATCGAAAATAGATAAGCCTATTCAGGAGTACATCGTTGAAATCACCGATGGTGGCGTGGATTACTCTTTCGAGTGCATTGGCAATGTGGATATTATGCGCTCGGCCTTGGAATGTTGTCACAAAGGGTGGGGTGAGTCCGTTATCATCGGTGTTGCTGGTGCAGGGCAGGAGATTTCTACCAGACCGTTTCAATTGGTTACAGGTCGTGTATGGCGTGGCACAGCATTCGGTGGCGTAAAAGGCCGCAGTGAATTGCCTGGTATTGTTGAGCGCTACATGGCGGGTGAATTTAAGCTGGATGACTTTATCACTCATACCATGGGCCTGGATGACATCAATGATGCATTCGACTTGATGCACGAAGGCAAGAGTATTCGCTCTGTTGTTCATTTTGATAAGTAG
- the acs gene encoding acetate--CoA ligase, protein MNTTTANRSYFIDDELYAKMYAQSIEAPEQFWAEQAGILQWETPPQKIKSCNYSKDSVSIKWYEDGELNVTVNCIDRHLAERANDIAILWEGDQPGVSQEITYQKLHDEVCKLANAMRDMGVGKGDRVAIYMPMVPEAAFAMLACARIGAVHSVIFAGFSPNAIADRINDCEAKMILTADHVRRGGRAIPLKTNIDQALANGACPTIENTIVFNCTGADLQLGANEHWWNEVVNKYEPQCAPEIMNAEDPLFILYTSGSTGKPKGVLHTTGGYLVYAALTHKYIFDYRPGDIYWCAADVGWITGHSYIVYGPLANGATTVMFEGIPTYPDERRIGQIVDKFKINILYTAPTAIRALMAKGTFAAEGSTRESLRLLGSVGEPINPEAWHWYHENIGNGKCPIVDTWWQTETGATLIVPLPGMSTQKPGSATKPFFGIEPALLDNEGNTLEGATEGNLVIKDSWPGQARTLFGDHERFVQTYFSTYDGYYFTGDGARRDEDGDYWITGRVDDVLNVSGHRLGTAEIESALVAHPSIAEAAVVGYPHDIKGQGIYVYVTPIAGVEVNDELTDTIRKWVRTELSPIATPDLIQWSDGLPKTRSGKIMRRILRKIAANEYSQLGDTSTLADPSVVDKLIENRLNR, encoded by the coding sequence ATGAATACGACAACAGCAAATCGCTCATACTTCATAGATGACGAGCTATACGCCAAAATGTATGCTCAATCTATCGAAGCTCCTGAACAATTCTGGGCTGAGCAGGCAGGTATCCTGCAATGGGAAACTCCGCCTCAAAAAATCAAATCCTGTAACTATTCCAAGGATAGTGTTTCCATTAAGTGGTATGAGGATGGAGAGTTAAACGTCACCGTAAACTGTATCGACCGTCATTTGGCAGAAAGAGCAAATGACATCGCTATTTTATGGGAAGGTGACCAACCGGGCGTCAGTCAAGAAATTACCTATCAAAAGCTTCATGATGAAGTATGTAAGCTAGCTAACGCCATGCGTGACATGGGTGTCGGCAAAGGTGACCGTGTAGCCATTTATATGCCAATGGTGCCAGAAGCGGCATTTGCCATGCTGGCATGTGCCCGAATCGGCGCGGTTCACTCTGTTATTTTCGCCGGCTTTTCTCCTAACGCTATCGCAGACCGCATTAATGACTGTGAAGCGAAAATGATTTTAACGGCTGACCATGTTCGTCGTGGTGGCCGTGCCATTCCTTTAAAAACCAATATTGATCAGGCTTTGGCAAACGGTGCTTGCCCTACCATTGAAAATACCATTGTATTTAACTGCACAGGGGCAGATCTGCAATTAGGTGCCAATGAACATTGGTGGAATGAAGTGGTTAACAAATATGAGCCACAATGCGCACCAGAGATCATGAATGCAGAAGATCCACTATTTATTCTGTATACCTCTGGTTCAACCGGTAAGCCTAAAGGCGTGTTGCACACCACTGGCGGCTATCTGGTTTATGCAGCACTGACTCACAAGTACATTTTCGACTATCGTCCTGGTGACATCTATTGGTGTGCCGCTGACGTTGGCTGGATCACAGGCCACTCTTACATTGTTTATGGCCCGCTTGCCAATGGCGCAACTACCGTCATGTTTGAAGGTATTCCAACCTATCCTGACGAGCGTCGCATTGGTCAAATCGTTGATAAATTCAAAATCAACATCCTGTATACCGCACCAACGGCTATTCGTGCATTAATGGCAAAAGGCACTTTCGCAGCCGAAGGCTCTACCCGTGAAAGCTTGCGTTTATTAGGATCGGTTGGTGAACCCATCAACCCGGAAGCGTGGCATTGGTATCATGAAAACATCGGCAACGGTAAATGCCCCATTGTTGATACCTGGTGGCAAACCGAAACCGGTGCAACACTTATCGTTCCATTACCGGGCATGTCTACTCAAAAACCGGGCTCAGCAACCAAACCTTTCTTCGGTATTGAACCTGCATTGCTGGACAACGAAGGTAATACGCTAGAAGGCGCAACCGAAGGTAATCTGGTCATTAAAGATAGCTGGCCAGGCCAGGCTCGTACCCTGTTTGGTGATCATGAACGCTTTGTACAAACCTACTTCAGCACTTACGATGGTTACTACTTCACGGGTGACGGTGCTCGCCGTGATGAAGATGGTGACTACTGGATCACTGGGCGTGTGGACGACGTATTGAACGTGTCAGGCCACCGCTTGGGTACAGCAGAAATCGAAAGTGCACTGGTTGCTCATCCATCTATCGCAGAAGCTGCGGTTGTGGGCTACCCTCACGACATCAAAGGTCAGGGCATTTACGTCTATGTCACACCTATCGCGGGTGTCGAAGTGAATGACGAACTTACCGATACCATCCGCAAATGGGTCAGAACTGAACTTAGCCCAATTGCGACTCCTGATTTAATTCAATGGTCAGATGGCCTTCCGAAGACAAGATCAGGTAAAATCATGCGACGTATCCTTCGTAAAATCGCCGCCAACGAATATAGTCAACTAGGAGACACATCAACACTTGCTGATCCCAGCGTAGTTGATAAGCTAATAGAAAATCGACTAAATAGATGA